The window TTACAATTTGAAATTTATTTAAGTTCTGAAGATTGGTCCGCTACATCAACATTTTGTGCCTGTTGTGTAAAAGCGCGGGACTTCCAATATGTCCTTCAGAGTTGTAAGTCTTTCATCAATTTTAGTCATTTTATGACTAAAAGATTTTGATTCAACGTCGGGTTTCTGTGACTTATACCAATATATCAGGTGAAAGTTGCAGAAAAATAACGGTCAGTTTTGTAATTTTTTTTCTTTTCGGGTGCGGATTCTACCACCTAATGAGTTCAATATCACTGCTTAACAATTGTCTTAGGACAAGGTTTTATCGCTATTTATTAATTTTTTGGATCAAAATAAATGGACTAAATAGTTTCGTTGTAACTATAATATGTTTCATATCGAAACTTTATGGCCTTTTCTAAATGTCGAAACGAAACACCCAGCTCAGAAGACATGCAATTTCTAATCTAGTGAATGAAAAGGGGGAGGTTAGTGTTGATGAATTATCCGCTAAGTTCGAAACCTCAGAGGTCACGATTAGAAAGGACTTGGCGTCTTTAGAGAAAAACGGTCAGCTTTTACGCCGTTATGGTGGTGCGATTTCATTACCGAAAGAGGTTGTGAACGAGGAACTGGGTCAACAAGTTTCGACTCGAAAGATTTCATTAGCAAAAGCCGCTGCAGATTTGATTCGCGACCATAATCGCATTGTCATCGATAGTGGCAGCACGACTGGCGCCTTGATTCAGCAGCTTAATACTAAGCGTGGTTTGGTTGTTATGACCAACTCATTACACGTGGCTAATGCGCTTAATGAGCTTGAAAGTGAACCAACGTTATTAATGACGGGTGGCACTTGGGATACCCATTCGGATTCTTTCCAAGGCAAGGTCGCAGAGTCGGTACTTCGTGCTTACGATTTTGACCAATTGTTCATCGGTGCTGATGGTATCGACCTTGATAGAGGCACTACTACGTTTAATGAATTGATTGGCCTGAGCAAAGTTATGGCTGAAGTGTCACGAGAAGTGATCGTGATGGTTGAGTCTGAAAAAGTGGGACGAAAGATCCCGAACTTAGAGCTGGCGTGGGAACATATTGACATCTTGATTACCAATACAGACTTAGGCGAAGAATCCAAAGCAAGTATCGAATCACATGATGTTCGAGTGATCCTGACTGATCCAGCGTAAAAACAAATTTAAGTATTATGCATTACCTTCCTATAATTGATCTTAATAAAGATCTGGCCTTTGCTTGCTGCCAATAGGAATAAAACGAAATTGATGGAGTGAAACTATGTGTGGAATTGTTGGTGCAGTAGCACAGCGTGATGTAGCCGAAATTTTAGTAGAAGGCCTTCGCCGCCTAGAATATCGTGGCTACGACTCAGCGGGTGTCGCTGTAGTTGATACTGAATCTAACCTAACTCGTGTGCGCCGCCTTGGTAAAGTACAAGAGCTAGCAGACGCAGTCGATCAGCAGCATGTTATTGGCGGCACTGGTATCGCTCATACACGCTGGGCGACGCACGGTGAGCCATCTGAAGCGAATGCACACCCACACATGTCTGGTGATATTGCTGTTGTACACAATGGTATTATCGAAAACCACGAAGCACTGCGTGCTCTTCTTCAAGAGCGTGGTTATGTGTTTACTTCACAAACGGATACTGAAGTTATCGCTCATTTAGTTGAATGGGAACTTCGTACTTCAGCTTCTTTGGTTGAAGCGCTTCAAAAGACAGCGAAACAATTAGACGGTGCATACGGCACGGTGGCGGTTGATCGTAAAGATCCTAGCCGTATTGTAGTCGCTCGTTCAGGTAGCCCGATCGTTATCGGTTTTGGTGTTGGTGAAAACTTCCTAGCCTCTGACCAGCTTGCACTATTAAGCGTAACTCGTCGCTTCATGTACCTAGAAGAAGGTGATGTTGCTGAGGTTACTCGTCGTGATGTAACGGTATTTGATGTAGCGGGCGAGCGTGTTGAGCGTGACATCGTTGAATCAAACGCAGAGCATGATGCAGGTGACAAAGGTCAATACCGTCACTTCATGCAGAAAGAAATTTTTGAGCAGCCAACAGCGCTGATCAACACGATGGAAGGTCGTATCTCTGACACTTCTGTAATCACTAATGCAATCGGTGTTAAAGCTGAAGAGATCTTAAGCAAGGTAGAACACGTGCAGATCATCGCATGTGGTACGTCTTACAACTCAGGCATGGCAGCTCGTTACTGGTTTGAGTCTCTAGCTGGCGTAAGCTGTGATGTAGAGATTGCTTCTGAATTCCGTTACCGTGATTTCGTTGTTCGTCCGAACAGCCTATTGGTGACTCTGTCTCAATCTGGTGAAACGGCGGATACGCTTGCTGCACTTCGTCTTGCGAAAGAGAAGGGTTATATGTCAGCAATGACGATCTGTAACGTTGCCGGTTCTTCGCTAGTTCGTGAATCTGATTTTGCCTTCATGACTCGCGCAGGTACTGAGATCGGTGTTGCTTCAACTAAAGCCTTCACAACACAGCTAGCGGCTATGCTGATGATGGTAACTTCAATTGGTCGTCTACAAGGTCGTATCAATGAAGAGAAAGAAGCGGAAATCGTTCAAGCACTTCACCAACTGCCTGCTGATATCGAGAAAGCATTGGCATTTGATAAAGAGATTGAAGCGCTAGCCCCTGATTTTGCAGATAAGCACCACACACTGTTTCTAGGTCGTGGTGAGTTCTACCCAATCGCAATGGAAGCGTCTCTTAAGTTGAAAGAGATCTCTTACATTCACGCAGAAGCATACGCGGCTGGTGAGCTTAAGCACGGTCCTTTGGCTCTTATCGATGCAGACATGCCTGTAGTCGTTATTGCACCAAGCAACGACTTACTAGAGAAGCTGAAATCAAACGTTGAAGAAGTACGTGCTCGTGGCGGTCTACTTTACGTATTCGCAGATGAAGACGCTGGCTTTGAAAGCGATGAGAACATGAAGATCATCAAGATGCCTCACGTAAGTGAAGTAACAGCACCTATCTACTACACAGTACCGATGCAGCTGTTGTCTTACCATGTCGCGCTAATCAAAGGTACCGATGTTGACCAACCTCGTAATCTAGCGAAAGCGGTAACGGTTGAGTAATCGCCAGCCTATTTAAGAAAATTAGATAATAAAAAGCCCATCCTGTGATGGGCTTTTTTGTGTCTGTTAGTTAACGAGCAGTGTTAGAGCTAGCTGTAGCGTCATTAAGCGCTAAGTGCTTGTTCTAGGTCAGCCAAGATATCGTCAATGTGCTCAATGCCTACTGAGAGGCGGATCATCTCTGGTGATACACCCGCTTGTTTTTGTTCCGCTTCGCTCAATTGGCGGTGTGTTGTAGAGGCAGGGTGACAAGCGAGAGATTTCGCATCGCCGATGTTCACCAAGCGCTTGAAGATTTGTAGCGCATCATAGAAACGAACACCCGCTTCATAACCATCTTTCAAGCCAAAAGATAAAATGGCCGATGGCTTACCTTGCATGTATTTCTCAGCCAACGGATAGAACTCAGACGTTGGTAAACCAGCGTAGCTCACCCAACTCACTTTCTCATGTTGCTGAAGGTACTCTGCTACTTTTAGTGCGTTCTCTGTGTGTCGCTCCATGCGTAACGACAATGTCTCTAAGCCTTGCATTAGCATAAAAGCATTCATGGGTGACAATGCTGCGCCTGTATTACGCAGTGGAACCGTTCGAGCACGACCAATAAACGCGGCTTCGCCAAAAGCCTCGGTATAAACCACACCGTGGTAAGAAGGTTCTGGCTGATTAAATACTGGGAAGCGATCTTTGTGCTCTGCCCATGGGAATTTGCCTGAGTCGACAATCACACCACCCAATGTTGTTCCGTGACCGCCAACGTATTTGGTGAGCGAGTGCACCACAATATCAGCACCAAAATCGATAGGTTTACACAACACAGGTGTCGCCACCGTGTTATCGACAATCACAGGCACACCTTGTGCGTGAGCAAGCTCAGCAACACGTTCTAAGTCGATAATATTGCCTGCTGGGTTACCGATACTTTCACAATAAACCGCTTTGGTTTTTTCATCGATCAGTGCAGCCAAGCTTTCAGGCTTGTCGTCTTTGGCAAAGCGAACCTCTATGCCTTGGTTTGGTAGCATGTGAGCAAATAGGGTGTAAGTACCACCGTAAAGCTGAGGTGTGGAGACAATGTTGTCACCGATCTGTGCCACCGTCTGAATAGCGTAGTTGATCGCGGCACTGCCCGCACTTACCACTAAACCTGCAATACCACCTTCTAAGGCTGCCATGCGTTTTTCCAACACATCGTTGGTTGGGTTCATTATGCGAGTGTAGATATTGCCCGGTACCGCAAGGTTAAACAGGTCGGCGCCGTGTTGTGCATCATCGAATTCATAAGCAACAGTTTGGTAAATAGGAGTCGCAACTGATTTGGTGGTTGGATCGGTTTCGTAGCCGAAGTGAATCGAGAGTGTTTCGTCTTTCATGTGTCTTCCCTGAACTATTGAACGATTTATGTACGTTCATATTGCCGCCTTTTTTATAAAAGAAAAGTAAGCTTAGTCACAGAGAAGCAATTGGAACTGTGTGCGGGGCGATTCGTTATTTGTAGGGAATACAGCGTGAGTTGTGCAGATCTAGAAAAGCAAAAAGCCAGAGCAGTGTGAACTGTTCTGGCTTTTCTAATTTGGTGGCCCCTCCCAGATTTGAACTGGGGACCGAACGATTATGAGTCGTGCGCTCGTATATGCCCTATATAAAGGTTACAACAAATAACAACACAATGCTTGATTTCATCCAATATATCTCTTATTGTTCCAATATAAAGAGGTTATAACCCCCTATAAATAATTACAACAAAGACACAGCATGAAATTCAGAGCGCGAAATTATCCCAACCCATTGCATCATGTCACTGTTAAGCAGCATGTCGTTTTAAAAAGCGGTAAGCGTGACCAGTTCATGATTCTCTATATAAAGCCGCTTGGCGCGGATGCTCCTATAGTCTTCCATGAGCTATTTAAGTATTTTGCGAGAAATGCATCAAATAGTCTCTCATGGCAGAGGCATGTAGCACGAGCTATTGGTCTGTTTTATGACTTTTGTTTAGTAAAGGCATCGGCATACAAGAATGATAATAGTATCGCTGATGCATTGAGAGGGTTCATTGAGTGCTCATTAACTGGTGATGAAGAGCTTGGTTGGACACCCTCCAGCCAAAAGACAGTCATGAGGAATTTTGCATACATCATAGATTTTTCTAAAGATCTCTCTGACCACGTCTCTGAGTCGCTTATCCCTGCAAAGGACTCAACAAATCTTAGGTACTTTTATCATGCCTATGCGATAAAAGATAATGTATCTCTCAGTCATGTAACAAACGTGAAGAATGTTGCAGCAAGAGTTCAAGCTACTTCAAACGACCATATCTATAAGTTCAACGGCAACCCTAAGAGTAGAAATATTCATGTGTTTCCAGAGGATCTGATTGAGCCTTTGTTTAAGTACGGTTTCAAAAAACGTGATGGAACTGAAGATGTTGGTGCCAAGATGATTACCGCCATGTTGTTATTTGGTGGTATGCGTGAAAGTGAACCGTTCCATGTTTGGTACAATGACTTCAAACTCGACACTTCGACAGGAAGAGTAAGGATAAACCTACACCACCCCTCAGAAGGTGCTACTGACGTTCAGCCTTATCCTAAGATGTTAAGAAAAGAGTATTTGATGCACCGTAAACTCCAACCAAGAAATGAGCGAGCGGTCTCTAAAAGCTACCACGCAGGGTGGAAAGACCTAGCTGTAAATAGTGACTATAAGACAGAAATCGTATTAATTCATACGGAAATAGAACAACATTTTTGTGACTGGTTTGCTGAGTATTTATATCTTAGAGAGGTCTGCATGGAAAACTATAAACAGAAGCATGGTCACGATCATCCATTCTTTTTTGTCAAAATGGGTGACAAAAGTGACCTTGGTGCCCCTCTATCTATACGTGCATACGTTAGAGCATTACAAAGAGCTGTAGGAAGGCTCGAAAAAATGGGCTATATGGCAGAGTATGGGTATGAGGATGGTATTTCCCCACACCCTATGAGGCATTGGTTTGTAACAACGCTTGCAAACAATGGAGCTGGTAACAAAATCATTCAAATATTAGCCAATCATCGAAATATCTTGTCTCAAGAAGTGTATAAAGGCGCAACTGCCAAAGATATAAATGCCGCTTTAAGTGAAATTTCAACAAACTACACAATAATTTTATAGAGTCTTTATGTTAGGTTTAAAAAGCACTGATGTTGAAAAGTTTTTAGAACGAGAAGGTGAAGTTGAGTACCTATCAAACTCTGCGATTATAGAGGTTTGTCTCGTTTGTTTGACTAATAAAAATGAATATGAACGTGGACTAAAACTTCTTAGCACTCTTCGTGATAGAGGCATATGTTTCTCCGAGTTTTACTACTTCGCTAAGCACCAATGGTCTACTGCCTATCTAACCAGTTTGAGTATACAGGCGAAAAAGCAAGAAAGAATCTCTTCGCTATATGAAGAGTTTGATAAAGCTGCTGAGGCAAACGGTTATGGAGTTAATTCATCACCAAGACAGAAAGGTAGGGTGTTTGCACTACTTTATGGATACTTCTACGAAAAGCATTCTTTGATGGAAGTGACCCTTGAAGACGTTAATAAGTTGAGATGTTTGGTTATAGATAGGCACGCTCTTTTTACTGGTGACATCAATACAATAGATCATAAGTACATCAAAAAAGAACTGTTTGGCATATTGGAATTTTTGATTGTTGGTTATAGAAACAACAACCAGAAGTTAGATTCAAAACTAGAAACAGATATAATACCTAATGGTTTATCACGTCCAAGAGGGCTATCTCTTTCCCGTTCCAAACGAAAGTCTGAGGTAAGACTAGAGAACTATTCTTTTCTTATTAGCGAATACGAGAGATATAAGGATACGCTAAAGCTAAAAAACCCCAAAGAGGTAGATGCTGCTCTAAGGGTGTTACTGGAATATATCTGTAACCGCATAGATATTATGGAGGTTAAATCAGTTGAAGACTTTCAGGATTTAATGAAAGTTGGAAGAGATGGAGAGTATCGATGGTTCAATTTTCTAAATGAAGGCGAAAAAAAAATAAGAAGTAAGGCTCTAGCTATCTTTGATTTTGCCAACTGGTTGATGATTGAACATGCTATCGACCAAGATGATGGATACGAAGCATTATTGTCTAGAGTAGAGTACGACAAGGTTATTAGATTAGTAAAAAACGATGGCAATGGAGCCAAAGATGAAACACCGAAAGCACTTATTCCTTATCGAGTTCATCAGATAGCAACTGATATACTTTACGATCCTTCATATGAATGGGCTAGGAGCCTAGACTATATGTATTTTCGGGATGAAGAAGGCGTCAATACTTTTAACCCAACAATTGTCAATTTACTAGCTTTATTGTTTACGATTCCAATTCGAGGGATTCAAGCTCAATGTCTAGATAGCGGTGAAGGTGATCCTTACAAATATAATTTTGACGATGTTGTATGGGAAGAAAATGACAGCAAATTAGCCTGTTACTGGAAGGCTAAGGGACACGTAAATGATGCTAGAGGTTTCTTGAACAGAGCGAAGAGCTTAGTTCGTGAAGCCAAAAAAAGTAAAGAGTTTGATGATAGTGGGTATCCTATCATTAGACGTGCTTACATGTATGTGAATACCAATAAGACAGCAGATAGAAATGTTGCCTTTAGTGACAGTAGTGGGTATGTGATTCCGTGGCATCATGAGGATGTAATAAAAATTGTTGAGAGACAATTGAAATTTATTGAAGAACACCACCCAGTGGACAGCCCTAGTTGTTTGCGAGATCTTGAAAAAAAAGATTTGCGGCAAATCCTTGGCGCCCCTCCGACTAAGCTGGTTTTGAAGTTAATACCAGATAGATTTTACCTATTTAGGTGTAACTTGAATCCGGTTAAAAACACGCATAACTTTCCCCCTACGAAGAAATTACTAGTACGCACGTGGAATAATCTAATGATTGAGATTCAGCGAAGACTAGAGGATGAAGGGGCTGACTTCTCAGTTATATCAGCAGATAAGATAGAGAAGTTTAAGAAGAATATAGGGGGAGGAAACTCTTATATAAGTGATCTGATCTGCTCCAGTCAGACTGGACACTTAGCTAAGCGACATTTTGCTTTTCAAAGTTCATTGGGCTTAGATACCCAAGTGCACTGTGCCTTCTCGTTCGATTATAATCAACTTCTATGTACTCGAAGATCGTTTGGCGCATCTGCTCTCTCGTCATGATCGGCTCATATTGGATTGCTTCAACTTTCATTGAGTGGAAGAAGCTCTCAACACATGCGTTGTCCCAACAGTTCCCTTTTCTACTCATACTTTGTTTTAAATTATAAGTACTTATGAGGTCTCGATAGTCTTTCGAACAGTACTGACTACCTCGATCGCTATGAGTTATAACCTGCTCAGGAAACCCTCGACGGAATAAAGCCATTGATAAGGCATCACAGACCAGTGAGGCCGTCATTCTCGTATCCATAGACCAACCAATAACTTGCCTTGAATAAAGGTCAATAATGACAGCTAAGTACAGCCAGCCTTCGCTTGTGGCAACATAGGTGATGTCTCCTGCCCATTTTTGATTCGGAGCCGTTGCGTTAAAATCTTGAGCGAGCAAGTTCGGAGCAACGGGCATTTTATGCTTACTGTCTGTTGTACACTTAAACTTGCGTGCTGCTTTCGCTACTAAATCCTGACGTTTCATACTGGCGGCAATGGTCTTAACATTATGGTTATCACCGCTCTCTGCCAGCTCTTTCTGAATACGTCTTGAGCCATCTCGCTCTTTGCTAACGTCAAAAGCTTCTTTTACTTTGGTATCAAGCTTTTGGCGCTCTGTCTCACGTTGAATCGCCTTGTGGCGATTCTCAACCCAATAATAAAACCCACTTCGAGAAACTCTGAACACCTTAGCCATACGGGAAATACTGAAACTCAGCAGGTGTTCGAGCATAAATTCATAGCAATTTACTTTAGATTTTTCGCGAAGTAGGTGGCGGCCTTTTTTACGATTTCTAGCTCTTCTGCTTGCTCTGCCAACTGCCTCTTTAGCTTAGCGACTTCAACGGCCAATTCTTGTTCTCGTTGGCTAATACTCGAATTCTTCTTTGTGGCTTTTCGCCAACCGTAGATCTGAGATTCATGTAACGAGAGCTGTCTTGCGGCTGCAGCGACTCCCACTTTCTCTGCCAGCTTCAGGGTTTCTGCTTTAAATTCAGGAGAATGGATAATACGTTTCTTCTTAATTGTCATGGTTCACCTCATTAGTTATTGTACTCACTTAACTCAGTGTCCAAAACTGCTGGTGCGGATCAATCTTACTATCCATTGCACTAGGGTTACGGGTATAACTCGACTAGAAGAAGCGGGCGTGCCGATAAATATTATTTCAAAGTTTATTGCGGGTCATGCAAATATACGAACAACATATCACTATGTAAAACATGATGCGCATTATGTTGAAACTGAAATTTCTGAAGCGCAAGCGAAGGTTTCTATGAAAATGCAGTTGTCACTATCGTCTGATTTAAAGAAAAAGCCAATAAGTAAGGCACGAGCGATGGCGTATATTTCTGATGCCTATGACTCATCTTGGGAGATAATTAGAGACCGAGCATGGAATTCAAACACACTTGGCATCTGTCCTAACGCCGCCACTCTTTGTGATGAGGCCCATCAAGATAGTGATTTTAGATTTAAAGGTGTAGGGAAGTGTGCCAACTGTAAATATTTAGTAAGTGGGAAACCATACCTTATTACAATTTGGTCACACATAAATACATTGCTTTATAAAGCTAAGAAAATTGGTGATACC of the Vibrio lentus genome contains:
- a CDS encoding DeoR/GlpR family DNA-binding transcription regulator, with translation MSKRNTQLRRHAISNLVNEKGEVSVDELSAKFETSEVTIRKDLASLEKNGQLLRRYGGAISLPKEVVNEELGQQVSTRKISLAKAAADLIRDHNRIVIDSGSTTGALIQQLNTKRGLVVMTNSLHVANALNELESEPTLLMTGGTWDTHSDSFQGKVAESVLRAYDFDQLFIGADGIDLDRGTTTFNELIGLSKVMAEVSREVIVMVESEKVGRKIPNLELAWEHIDILITNTDLGEESKASIESHDVRVILTDPA
- the glmS gene encoding glutamine--fructose-6-phosphate transaminase (isomerizing), which produces MCGIVGAVAQRDVAEILVEGLRRLEYRGYDSAGVAVVDTESNLTRVRRLGKVQELADAVDQQHVIGGTGIAHTRWATHGEPSEANAHPHMSGDIAVVHNGIIENHEALRALLQERGYVFTSQTDTEVIAHLVEWELRTSASLVEALQKTAKQLDGAYGTVAVDRKDPSRIVVARSGSPIVIGFGVGENFLASDQLALLSVTRRFMYLEEGDVAEVTRRDVTVFDVAGERVERDIVESNAEHDAGDKGQYRHFMQKEIFEQPTALINTMEGRISDTSVITNAIGVKAEEILSKVEHVQIIACGTSYNSGMAARYWFESLAGVSCDVEIASEFRYRDFVVRPNSLLVTLSQSGETADTLAALRLAKEKGYMSAMTICNVAGSSLVRESDFAFMTRAGTEIGVASTKAFTTQLAAMLMMVTSIGRLQGRINEEKEAEIVQALHQLPADIEKALAFDKEIEALAPDFADKHHTLFLGRGEFYPIAMEASLKLKEISYIHAEAYAAGELKHGPLALIDADMPVVVIAPSNDLLEKLKSNVEEVRARGGLLYVFADEDAGFESDENMKIIKMPHVSEVTAPIYYTVPMQLLSYHVALIKGTDVDQPRNLAKAVTVE
- a CDS encoding O-acetylhomoserine aminocarboxypropyltransferase/cysteine synthase family protein, with the protein product MKDETLSIHFGYETDPTTKSVATPIYQTVAYEFDDAQHGADLFNLAVPGNIYTRIMNPTNDVLEKRMAALEGGIAGLVVSAGSAAINYAIQTVAQIGDNIVSTPQLYGGTYTLFAHMLPNQGIEVRFAKDDKPESLAALIDEKTKAVYCESIGNPAGNIIDLERVAELAHAQGVPVIVDNTVATPVLCKPIDFGADIVVHSLTKYVGGHGTTLGGVIVDSGKFPWAEHKDRFPVFNQPEPSYHGVVYTEAFGEAAFIGRARTVPLRNTGAALSPMNAFMLMQGLETLSLRMERHTENALKVAEYLQQHEKVSWVSYAGLPTSEFYPLAEKYMQGKPSAILSFGLKDGYEAGVRFYDALQIFKRLVNIGDAKSLACHPASTTHRQLSEAEQKQAGVSPEMIRLSVGIEHIDDILADLEQALSA
- a CDS encoding site-specific integrase produces the protein MKFRARNYPNPLHHVTVKQHVVLKSGKRDQFMILYIKPLGADAPIVFHELFKYFARNASNSLSWQRHVARAIGLFYDFCLVKASAYKNDNSIADALRGFIECSLTGDEELGWTPSSQKTVMRNFAYIIDFSKDLSDHVSESLIPAKDSTNLRYFYHAYAIKDNVSLSHVTNVKNVAARVQATSNDHIYKFNGNPKSRNIHVFPEDLIEPLFKYGFKKRDGTEDVGAKMITAMLLFGGMRESEPFHVWYNDFKLDTSTGRVRINLHHPSEGATDVQPYPKMLRKEYLMHRKLQPRNERAVSKSYHAGWKDLAVNSDYKTEIVLIHTEIEQHFCDWFAEYLYLREVCMENYKQKHGHDHPFFFVKMGDKSDLGAPLSIRAYVRALQRAVGRLEKMGYMAEYGYEDGISPHPMRHWFVTTLANNGAGNKIIQILANHRNILSQEVYKGATAKDINAALSEISTNYTIIL
- a CDS encoding IS3 family transposase (programmed frameshift), translating into MTIKKKRIIHSPEFKAETLKLAEKVGVAAAARQLSLHESQIYGWRKATKKNSSISQREQELAVEVAKLKRQLAEQAEELEIGKKGRHLLREKSKVNCYEFMLEHLLSFSISRMAKVFRVSRSGFYYWVENRHKAIQRETERQKLDTKVKEAFDVSKERDGSRRIQKELAESGDNHNVKTIAASMKRQDLVAKAARKFKCTTDSKHKMPVAPNLLAQDFNATAPNQKWAGDITYVATSEGWLYLAVIIDLYSRQVIGWSMDTRMTASLVCDALSMALFRRGFPEQVITHSDRGSQYCSKDYRDLISTYNLKQSMSRKGNCWDNACVESFFHSMKVEAIQYEPIMTREQMRQTIFEYIEVDYNRTRRHSALGYLSPMNFEKQNVA